A single genomic interval of Zingiber officinale cultivar Zhangliang chromosome 4A, Zo_v1.1, whole genome shotgun sequence harbors:
- the LOC121972947 gene encoding UPF0481 protein At3g47200-like: MNNKGIETSLDRDWVTSLEKKVSDTKFRDRNREPTIYRVPYILKMVDLEAFAPLIVSLGPYNLDKGHLKSMNQLKWKYLKFVLEELNPRMVMKDYVGLIKGLETQARVAYSEEVEMSSNSFLEMMLLDGCYVMLTIVEWSIVKEIISWTQFEVPQDWPQDWRTIVESNLKTKISEENTLLTRRVVARDILMLENQLPFFLLETLYKAAFPPGPSFRSLTLEFIRGHFSINLKLPTDNDNETFHHIIHLFLSCIDPTTNHGNGNSNESSTFGNRLVHDLSWIPRATECNEATIRFQRKRNAKSFLDITFHNGILEIPQLKIDDHTSWLLRNLIAYEQCSTDSKFHVTSYMMFMNHFIKTAADVELLRLHNIIIDSLGVGTQEIATLFINLVTNVSNSDDSYIKGVLIDIRKYRDT, from the coding sequence ATGAATAACAAGGGGATTGAGACATCACTGGACAGGGACTGGGTAACCTCATTGGAGAAGAAGGTGTCAGACACAAAATTTAGGGACAGAAACAGAGAGCCAACAATATACAGAGTCCCGTATATCTTGAAAATGGTCGACCTCGAAGCCTTTGCGCCATTGATCGTCTCGCTCGGCCCCTACAACCTCGACAAAGGTCATCTAAAGTCCATGAATCAGCTCAAATGGAAGTACCTCAAGTTTGTCCTCGAGGAGCTGAACCCTCGTATGGTCATGAAGGACTATGTGGGTCTGATCAAGGGTCTGGAAACGCAAGCACGCGTTGCCTATTCGGAGGAAGTGGAGATGAGCAGCAACAGTTTTCTGGAAATGATGTTGCTGGACGGATGCTATGTGATGCTTACAATAGTGGAGTGGAGCATCGTGAAGGAGATTATTTCATGGACTCAATTTGAAGTACCACAAGATTGGCCACAAGATTGGCGCACAATAGTAGAGAGCAACTTAAAGACGAAGATTTCAGAAGAGAATACCTTGTTGACTCGAAGGGTAGTAGCACGAGATATTCTCATGCTCGAAAACCagcttcctttctttcttcttgaaacttTGTACAAAGCTGCATTTCCTCCCGGCCCTTCCTTTCGAAGCCTAACACTCGAGTTCATCCGCGGACATTTCTCAATAAACTTGAAACTTCCCACAGACAACGACAATGAGACTTTTCATCACATAATTCATCTTTTTCTTTCTTGCATTGATCCGACAACAAACCATGGCAATGGCAATAGCAATGAGTCCTCCACATTTGGCAATCGCCTTGTCCATGACTTATCATGGATTCCCAGGGCTACAGAATGCAATGAAGCTACAATTCGCTTCCAAAGAAAAAGGAATGCCAAGAGTTTCCTGGACATTACATTTCACAACGGTATTTTGGAGATTCCCCAACTTAAAATAGACGACCACACCAGCTGGCTCTTGAGAAATCTTATTGCGTACGAACAATGTTCAACGGATTCCAAGTTCCATGTTACATCCTATATGATGTTTATGAATCACTTCATCAAAACGGCAGCAGATGTCGAATTGCTTCGATTACATAACATCATTATTGACAGCTTAGGGGTGGGCACCCAAGAAATTGCCACTCTATTTATCAATCTTGTCACGAATGTCAGCAACTCAGATGATTCCTACATTAAAGGCGTCCTCATTGACATTAGGAAGTACCGAGACACTTGA